The following are encoded together in the Streptomyces tsukubensis genome:
- a CDS encoding acyltransferase domain-containing protein, whose product MWDEVLGHLDPDQGPATHFAHQTALTALLRSWGITPHAVIGHSLGEITAACTAGVLSLGDASALLAARSRLMDKLPTGGAMVTVLTSEEHALGALRPGVEIAAVNGPHSVVLSGDEDAVLDVARQLGIHHRLPTRHAGHSARMEPLVAPLLKAARKLTYHQPRVAVPGSHHRRILGAPSP is encoded by the coding sequence GTGTGGGACGAGGTCCTCGGCCATCTCGACCCCGACCAGGGGCCTGCCACGCACTTCGCCCACCAGACCGCGCTCACCGCGCTGCTGCGGTCCTGGGGCATCACCCCGCACGCGGTCATCGGCCACTCCCTCGGCGAGATCACCGCCGCGTGCACGGCCGGTGTTCTGTCCCTCGGTGACGCGAGCGCGCTCCTGGCCGCCCGCAGCCGCCTCATGGACAAACTCCCCACGGGCGGCGCCATGGTCACCGTCCTGACGAGCGAGGAGCACGCTCTGGGGGCGCTGCGGCCCGGGGTGGAGATCGCCGCCGTCAACGGCCCGCACTCCGTCGTACTCTCCGGCGACGAGGACGCCGTGCTCGACGTCGCGCGGCAGCTCGGCATCCACCACCGCCTGCCGACCCGCCACGCGGGCCACTCCGCACGCATGGAACCGCTCGTCGCTCCCCTGCTGAAAGCCGCGCGGAAGTTGACGTACCACCAGCCGCGCGTCGCCGTCCCCGGATCCCACCACCGCCGAATACTGGGCGCGCCAAGTCCGTGA